The following coding sequences are from one Prochlorococcus sp. MIT 1314 window:
- a CDS encoding phycoerythrobilin:ferredoxin oxidoreductase, with protein sequence MLIQDTIFYRPDWRWHNFLKYLTNNLSKYNCLEKIIPSEYAYQDSTYGSKKSKKNVNLSTWGVTHKKRIKFARAVCINSPNYSVLNFLIIPNTIYNVPFFGVDFVSLPNSHLLVLDFQPSLKIQNQYNNELLEKLIKLKTRCHSSLPLAEKMSADVARFFSPGVIWSKLPKEERSDFLIANQLYTAFKEYLNLYLEILFESNEANIELQKELINGQNNYLKYRRDNDPARPMLSSLFGKEFTESLIKEVLFTT encoded by the coding sequence ATGTTAATACAAGATACTATTTTTTATAGACCAGATTGGAGATGGCATAATTTTCTAAAATATTTAACTAATAATTTAAGTAAATATAACTGTTTAGAAAAAATAATACCCTCCGAATATGCTTATCAAGATTCAACTTATGGTTCAAAAAAATCAAAAAAAAATGTGAATCTTTCTACTTGGGGTGTAACGCATAAAAAAAGAATTAAATTCGCAAGAGCAGTTTGTATTAATAGTCCAAATTATTCTGTTTTAAATTTTTTAATTATTCCTAATACTATTTATAACGTCCCATTTTTTGGAGTAGATTTTGTTTCTCTACCTAATAGTCATTTACTAGTATTAGATTTCCAGCCTTCATTAAAAATACAAAATCAATACAATAATGAGTTATTAGAAAAACTTATAAAACTCAAAACTCGTTGTCATTCATCACTCCCATTAGCTGAAAAAATGTCTGCAGATGTAGCTAGATTCTTCTCTCCTGGAGTAATCTGGTCAAAATTACCAAAAGAAGAAAGGAGTGACTTTTTAATTGCTAATCAGCTTTATACCGCATTTAAGGAATATCTTAATTTGTATTTGGAAATTCTTTTTGAAAGCAATGAAGCCAATATTGAACTGCAAAAAGAATTAATAAATGGTCAGAATAATTATTTGAAATATAGAAGAGACAACGATCCAGCAAGGCCAATGTTGTCGAGTTTGTTTGGCAAGGAATTTACTGAGTCTTTAATTAAAGAAGTCTTATTTACTACTTAA
- a CDS encoding histidine phosphotransferase, whose product MPFANNKRITRRRSSAGPTPPKRPIGNNSDFGGRQSQGPRPTFLTLRDHGKVFVADLPNLSDGQLAHISKEANEVLNSLEKRLSDLENEPNISNPENDTLIKASTKRDVTLRFIKSIEEEQEHRKNNPALRDAASESLPRTFLEVARHRLPGATFDSLLREALEACAVDESVEENQIIDEPKETVKIMDIPSSNTNASLVVSIDSSDDSKNGSI is encoded by the coding sequence ATGCCTTTTGCAAATAATAAAAGAATTACACGTAGACGTAGTTCAGCGGGTCCTACACCTCCAAAAAGACCAATAGGTAATAATTCTGATTTTGGTGGTAGACAGTCTCAAGGTCCAAGACCTACTTTTTTGACACTTAGGGATCATGGGAAGGTTTTTGTGGCTGATTTACCTAATTTGTCCGATGGTCAATTAGCTCATATCAGCAAAGAAGCTAATGAAGTTTTAAATAGTTTGGAAAAAAGACTTAGCGATCTTGAAAATGAGCCTAATATTAGCAATCCTGAAAATGACACGCTGATAAAAGCATCTACCAAAAGAGATGTAACACTTAGGTTTATTAAATCCATAGAAGAAGAACAAGAACATAGAAAAAATAATCCTGCTTTGAGAGATGCCGCTTCTGAATCTTTACCGAGAACTTTTCTTGAGGTTGCTAGACATAGATTGCCAGGAGCAACTTTTGATTCACTACTTCGAGAAGCTCTTGAAGCATGTGCAGTTGATGAAAGCGTTGAAGAAAATCAAATTATTGATGAGCCTAAAGAAACTGTAAAAATTATGGATATCCCCTCTTCCAACACAAATGCTTCACTAGTTGTTAGTATCGACTCAAGTGATGACTCTAAGAATGGCTCTATTTGA
- a CDS encoding ribonuclease D, producing the protein MSSKNINIDFLYNDLNEDLYKLYRNSSYLAIDTEAMGLIHGRDRLCLVQICNEFKKTSCIKIELNTNSSPHLKALLENEKITKIFHYARFDLAALKCNLGINTKNIFCTKIASKLARTYTNKHGLKDLINELLGIELDKSAQSSDWGSNEDLTINQLDYAANDVRYLIEAMHKLKVILQRENRYELAKKCFKTVSVHADLDILRFSNIFEH; encoded by the coding sequence ATGAGTAGTAAAAATATAAATATTGATTTTCTATATAATGATTTAAACGAAGATTTATATAAACTTTATAGAAATTCATCCTACCTAGCTATTGATACTGAAGCAATGGGTTTGATTCATGGAAGAGATAGATTGTGTTTAGTACAAATATGTAATGAATTTAAAAAAACATCTTGTATAAAAATCGAACTTAATACTAATTCTTCTCCTCATTTAAAAGCACTGCTTGAAAATGAAAAAATTACTAAAATCTTCCACTATGCAAGATTTGATTTAGCAGCACTAAAATGCAATCTTGGAATTAATACAAAAAATATTTTTTGTACAAAAATTGCTAGTAAGTTGGCAAGAACATATACAAATAAACATGGCTTAAAAGATTTAATAAATGAATTATTAGGTATAGAATTAGACAAAAGCGCACAAAGTAGTGATTGGGGTAGCAATGAAGATTTAACGATCAATCAATTAGATTATGCAGCAAATGATGTTAGATATTTAATTGAAGCCATGCATAAATTAAAAGTTATCTTACAGAGAGAAAATAGATATGAGTTAGCGAAAAAGTGTTTCAAAACAGTATCTGTGCATGCTGACTTAGACATTTTAAGATTTTCAAATATATTTGAACATTAA
- the rodA gene encoding rod shape-determining protein RodA, translating into MFRGIFLLNKRGFFRKKDKFSKRFLLSPLLLIPLFLVIISGFLIKSIQGDFLVSNYLSHILTGILGYFLAFFISHIPLERLRKYLIPFYLCTLICLFLIYFLGISVSGAQRWLSFGIFSFQPSEVAKLSTVLTLALVLDKKTISTIKDLLLPLLVVIIPWLLIFFQPDLGTSLVLFVFTGVMLYWSQMPIEWILILVLFIVTSILYLILPTVLIFWIPFIGYLAYRSSKKKIIFSVVAIFFHLLGAKLTPILWQNGLKEYQKDRLVLFLDPNRDPLGGGYHLLQSKIAIGSGGFFGTGLLQGKLTNLQFIPEQHTDFIFSALGEELGFLGCIIVLFLFFSLIKKLINIAKNARTDFESLIVIGIAATFLFQIIINLFMTIGLGPVTGIPLPFMSYGRTSLVINFISLGFVLSIFKRSRSLRS; encoded by the coding sequence ATGTTTAGGGGTATTTTTTTATTAAATAAGAGAGGATTTTTTCGAAAAAAAGATAAGTTTAGTAAACGATTTTTATTGTCTCCTCTACTTTTGATCCCCCTATTTTTAGTTATTATTTCAGGTTTTTTAATAAAAAGTATTCAGGGTGATTTTTTAGTATCTAATTATTTAAGTCACATCTTAACTGGTATTTTAGGTTATTTTTTGGCATTTTTTATTTCTCATATACCTTTAGAGAGACTTAGAAAGTATTTGATACCATTCTATTTGTGTACTTTAATATGCTTATTTCTAATTTATTTTTTGGGGATCTCAGTTTCTGGAGCTCAAAGATGGCTAAGCTTTGGAATTTTTTCCTTTCAACCTTCAGAAGTAGCTAAATTGAGTACTGTATTAACTCTTGCTTTAGTTCTCGACAAAAAAACAATTTCAACAATAAAAGATTTATTATTGCCCTTATTAGTAGTTATTATTCCTTGGTTATTAATTTTCTTTCAACCAGACTTAGGCACTTCTTTGGTTTTATTTGTTTTTACAGGTGTGATGCTGTATTGGTCGCAAATGCCAATAGAGTGGATTTTGATATTAGTTTTATTTATTGTTACTTCTATATTGTATTTAATTTTACCAACTGTTCTTATTTTCTGGATTCCATTTATAGGATATCTTGCTTATAGATCTTCGAAAAAGAAAATTATTTTTTCTGTTGTTGCTATATTTTTTCATTTATTGGGGGCAAAATTGACACCAATTTTGTGGCAAAATGGCCTTAAAGAATATCAAAAAGATCGATTAGTTTTATTTTTAGATCCTAATAGAGATCCATTAGGTGGTGGATATCATTTGTTACAGAGTAAAATTGCAATTGGTTCGGGAGGTTTTTTTGGGACTGGTTTGTTACAAGGTAAGTTGACTAATTTGCAATTTATACCCGAACAACATACTGATTTTATATTCAGTGCTCTAGGTGAAGAGTTGGGTTTTTTGGGATGCATAATAGTTTTATTTTTATTTTTTAGTTTGATTAAAAAACTTATTAACATTGCAAAAAATGCTAGAACTGATTTTGAATCTCTAATAGTTATTGGGATCGCTGCAACTTTTTTATTCCAAATAATTATTAACTTATTTATGACCATTGGCTTAGGACCAGTTACTGGCATACCTCTTCCTTTTATGAGTTATGGTAGAACATCTTTGGTTATTAATTTTATATCTCTTGGATTTGTCTTATCTATATTCAAACGTTCTAGATCTTTAAGAAGTTGA
- the hemF gene encoding oxygen-dependent coproporphyrinogen oxidase produces the protein MFKEPPKNSREDTKNLLLTLQDKICSGLENVDGKGKFTEESWLRDEGGGGRSRVLKNGSIFEQAGVNFSEVQGKELPQSIISQRPEAKGHEWFATGTSMVLHPENPYIPTVHLNYRYFEAGPVWWFGGGADLTPFYPYLSDVRNFHKEHKKACEKVDKDLHKVFKPWCDEYFFLKHRNESRGIGGIFYDYQDGSGNIYRGNNHNGEASKASKNIGKPNLNWDNLFSLAENCGQAFLPSYLPIIEKRVNQTYTSKEREFQLYRRGRYVEFNLVWDRGTIFGLQTNGRTESILMSLPPLARWEYGYKAKKGSREEFLTSIFTKPQDWLNDKDLEKFCMENNIFD, from the coding sequence ATGTTCAAAGAACCTCCTAAAAACTCTAGAGAAGACACTAAAAATCTCTTATTAACTCTACAAGACAAGATTTGTTCCGGACTTGAAAATGTTGATGGCAAAGGAAAATTCACCGAAGAATCTTGGCTAAGAGACGAAGGAGGCGGTGGGAGATCAAGAGTATTGAAAAACGGTTCTATTTTTGAGCAAGCAGGAGTAAACTTCTCTGAAGTACAGGGAAAAGAATTACCTCAATCAATCATCTCTCAGAGGCCAGAAGCAAAAGGTCATGAATGGTTTGCGACAGGAACCTCTATGGTATTGCATCCTGAGAATCCTTATATTCCTACAGTTCATCTAAATTATCGGTATTTTGAAGCTGGTCCTGTTTGGTGGTTTGGCGGAGGTGCAGACTTAACTCCTTTTTATCCTTATCTTTCTGATGTGAGAAATTTTCATAAAGAGCATAAAAAAGCTTGTGAAAAAGTTGATAAAGATTTACATAAAGTTTTCAAACCATGGTGTGATGAATATTTCTTCTTGAAGCACAGAAATGAATCTAGAGGCATAGGAGGTATTTTTTATGATTATCAAGATGGTTCAGGCAATATTTATAGAGGAAATAATCACAATGGAGAGGCATCAAAAGCTTCAAAAAATATTGGCAAACCTAATTTAAATTGGGATAATTTATTTTCATTAGCCGAAAACTGTGGACAGGCATTCCTGCCTTCATATCTGCCCATTATTGAAAAAAGAGTTAATCAAACATATACATCTAAGGAAAGAGAATTTCAGTTATATAGAAGAGGTAGATATGTAGAATTCAATTTAGTTTGGGATAGAGGTACGATTTTTGGATTACAAACAAACGGTAGAACTGAATCCATACTAATGTCATTGCCACCTTTAGCCAGATGGGAATATGGATATAAAGCTAAAAAGGGTTCTCGAGAGGAATTTCTAACGTCAATTTTCACAAAGCCCCAAGATTGGTTAAATGATAAAGATTTAGAAAAATTCTGTATGGAAAATAATATTTTTGATTAA
- a CDS encoding Mrp/NBP35 family ATP-binding protein: MTTIEDANLALQKVLDAGSKKNVIELAWIKNVRVTTPRVIVTLSLPSFANSQRDRIVNEVRKILLDFEDINDVQIEIDNNLSKTESNTVSDGPALQRIDGIRHIIAVSSGKGGVGKSTIAVNLACSLAKLGLKTGLLDADIYGPNTPSMMGVAEQNPKVTEGSGNDQRLIPINKYGISLVSMGFLIEEGQPVIWRGPMLNSIIRQFLYQVEWNNLDFLVIDLPPGTGDAQISLSQSVPISGAIVVTTPQQVSLQDARRGLAMFKQLGVPLLGIVENMSVFIPPDMPSKKYEIFGKGGGQTLAKENDLPLLAQIPIEIPLVDDSNKGIPISISQPNKESSIEFENLAQLIKNQFVNK, encoded by the coding sequence ATGACCACAATAGAAGATGCGAATTTAGCTTTACAAAAGGTTCTAGATGCTGGATCAAAGAAAAATGTAATTGAATTAGCTTGGATCAAAAACGTACGAGTAACCACACCAAGAGTAATCGTAACACTATCATTGCCATCATTCGCAAATTCTCAGAGAGATAGAATTGTAAACGAGGTTCGAAAAATACTACTTGATTTTGAAGATATTAACGATGTTCAAATAGAGATAGATAATAATCTTTCCAAAACAGAATCCAACACTGTTAGTGATGGGCCTGCGTTGCAGCGGATTGACGGCATTCGACATATCATCGCTGTTAGCAGCGGCAAAGGTGGAGTTGGAAAAAGTACGATTGCAGTTAATCTTGCTTGTTCTTTAGCTAAATTAGGATTAAAAACTGGTTTACTGGATGCGGATATATATGGACCTAATACTCCCTCAATGATGGGTGTTGCTGAACAGAATCCTAAGGTTACAGAGGGTAGTGGTAATGATCAAAGATTAATACCAATAAATAAATATGGAATTTCATTAGTATCAATGGGTTTTCTTATAGAAGAAGGTCAGCCAGTTATATGGAGAGGACCAATGCTAAATAGCATTATCCGTCAATTTCTTTACCAAGTTGAATGGAATAATCTTGATTTTTTGGTTATTGACTTACCTCCAGGAACAGGAGATGCTCAAATTTCTCTTTCTCAATCCGTGCCTATTTCTGGAGCTATTGTCGTTACTACTCCACAACAAGTATCTTTGCAAGATGCAAGGCGGGGATTAGCAATGTTTAAACAACTTGGTGTACCCTTATTGGGAATTGTAGAAAATATGTCAGTATTTATTCCGCCAGATATGCCAAGTAAAAAATATGAAATTTTTGGTAAAGGTGGTGGTCAAACATTAGCTAAAGAAAATGATTTACCCTTATTAGCTCAAATTCCTATTGAAATTCCTCTTGTGGATGACAGCAATAAAGGAATACCAATTTCAATAAGCCAGCCAAATAAAGAAAGTTCTATTGAATTTGAGAATTTAGCTCAATTAATTAAAAATCAATTTGTTAATAAATAG
- a CDS encoding low molecular weight protein-tyrosine-phosphatase encodes MKKIAVLFVCLGNICRSPAAEAIFINLLQKKGLTNGFIVDSAGTGSWHIGKKADSRMRIAAERRDINILSRARQITSKDFEEFNYILAMDDSNFRNIQDLKNRTCSTDFASIKKIQNFRLVFNEQEVPDPYFGGDEGFDHVLDILEDSVSGFLKSIS; translated from the coding sequence ATGAAAAAAATTGCTGTTCTTTTTGTATGTTTGGGAAACATTTGTAGGTCTCCTGCCGCAGAAGCTATTTTTATAAATTTACTTCAAAAGAAAGGATTAACAAATGGCTTTATTGTAGATTCTGCTGGAACTGGGAGTTGGCATATAGGAAAAAAGGCTGACTCGAGAATGAGAATTGCTGCAGAAAGAAGAGATATAAATATTTTAAGTAGGGCTCGTCAAATTACTAGTAAAGATTTTGAGGAATTTAACTATATTCTTGCTATGGACGATTCAAATTTTCGAAATATACAAGATCTTAAGAATCGAACATGTTCAACTGATTTTGCATCAATAAAAAAAATACAAAATTTTAGATTAGTTTTCAATGAGCAAGAAGTTCCTGACCCATATTTTGGAGGTGATGAGGGATTTGATCATGTCCTTGATATTTTAGAAGACTCTGTCAGTGGCTTCTTGAAAAGTATTTCTTAA
- a CDS encoding bifunctional pantoate--beta-alanine ligase/(d)CMP kinase, with the protein MKKVIIRKNEEIENWRRNINSDINFIPTMGNLHNGHTKLISTAKKDNSNVNLVSIFINPLQFDNKSDLENYPKTIDNDIKIAFSHGADAIFIPSNEDIYPPNNKNIKFLKASIELSSALCGLNRIGHFDGVCTVIYRLLNLVKPKNLYLGEKDWQQLVILKNLVITKKLNIAIKSIPTQRDFDGIPLSSRNVHLSKNERELVRLFSNHLLLAKKKFKQEKKINIKEIIKKLSAEKISIEYLEHLHPYTLKNTEDEDNISILAGAIRCGETRLIDHVFLMKRSPIIAIDGPAGSGKSTVTKLIAKKLKLLYLDTGAMYRALSWLLIKENIDYKKEQELNNILKDISIIFKSNANAHQDVFINNYCVTEEIRSQEISAIVSKISSLKEVRKFLVEEQRKIGESGGLVAEGRDIGTTVFPDAELKIFLTASIDERAKRRKSDKQSKDSQDIDLKTLKELIKKRDFEDSNREISPLKKANDAIEILSDGYSINAIVDKIIYLYNEKIPKEIQSQ; encoded by the coding sequence GTGAAGAAAGTAATCATAAGGAAAAATGAAGAAATAGAGAATTGGAGGAGAAATATAAATAGTGATATTAACTTCATTCCAACAATGGGTAATCTCCATAATGGGCATACAAAACTAATATCAACAGCAAAAAAAGACAATTCCAACGTTAATTTAGTAAGTATTTTTATTAATCCACTTCAATTTGATAACAAATCAGATTTAGAAAATTATCCTAAAACAATTGACAACGATATTAAAATCGCCTTTTCACATGGAGCAGATGCCATCTTCATCCCAAGTAATGAAGATATATATCCACCGAATAATAAGAATATTAAATTCCTTAAAGCTTCTATAGAGTTATCTTCGGCATTATGTGGATTGAATCGAATTGGACATTTTGATGGCGTTTGTACTGTAATTTATAGATTATTGAATCTTGTCAAGCCAAAAAACCTTTATTTAGGCGAAAAAGATTGGCAACAACTAGTAATATTAAAGAATCTTGTCATAACAAAGAAATTAAATATAGCTATTAAATCTATTCCTACTCAGAGAGATTTTGATGGAATTCCTTTGAGTTCTCGTAATGTACATCTATCAAAAAACGAAAGAGAATTAGTTCGATTGTTTTCAAATCACTTATTACTAGCGAAAAAGAAATTTAAACAGGAAAAAAAAATTAATATAAAAGAAATAATTAAAAAGCTTTCAGCAGAAAAAATTTCAATTGAATATTTAGAACATTTGCACCCTTATACCCTTAAAAACACAGAAGATGAGGATAATATTTCAATTCTGGCTGGTGCGATAAGATGTGGAGAGACAAGATTAATTGATCACGTTTTTCTAATGAAAAGAAGCCCAATTATTGCAATTGATGGACCTGCCGGGTCAGGTAAAAGTACTGTTACAAAGTTAATAGCGAAGAAACTTAAACTTTTATATTTAGATACTGGAGCAATGTATAGGGCATTGAGTTGGCTTTTAATAAAAGAAAATATTGATTATAAAAAAGAACAAGAATTGAATAATATTCTTAAAGATATATCTATTATTTTCAAATCAAATGCAAATGCACATCAGGATGTTTTTATTAATAACTACTGCGTTACTGAAGAAATTCGGTCGCAAGAAATAAGTGCCATAGTCTCTAAAATATCCTCACTTAAAGAAGTTAGAAAATTCTTAGTAGAAGAACAAAGAAAAATTGGAGAATCAGGCGGACTTGTAGCTGAGGGCAGAGATATAGGAACTACTGTCTTCCCTGATGCAGAACTTAAAATATTTTTAACTGCAAGCATTGATGAAAGAGCAAAAAGAAGAAAGTCTGACAAACAAAGTAAAGACTCCCAAGATATAGACCTTAAAACATTAAAGGAGCTTATCAAGAAAAGAGATTTTGAAGATTCTAATAGGGAAATCTCACCTCTAAAAAAAGCGAATGACGCAATAGAAATTCTTTCAGATGGATATTCAATAAATGCAATAGTAGATAAAATTATTTATCTTTACAATGAAAAGATTCCTAAAGAGATCCAGAGCCAATAA
- the purM gene encoding phosphoribosylformylglycinamidine cyclo-ligase encodes MDYKTSGVDVEAGREFVGEIKQAVEKTHTSNVIEGIGGFGGLFRVPIDTFKKPVLVSGTDGVGTKLELAQNKNFHFEVGIDLVAMCMNDIITSGAKPLFFLDYIATGRLDKKQLLQVVKGISYACGQNKCSLLGGETAEMPGFYSKNKYDLAGFCVGIVEEDKLINGNKVSENDLIIALESNGVHSNGFSLVRKIIQNNNQIEKEYEKVSNLNFYDELLKPTTIYNNVIDQILSEKIEIKAMSHITGGGIPENLPRCIPSDFIPYIDTNSWDIPFLFRFLKKEGKIPEKDFWNTFNLGVGFCLIIDKQFKNSILNICKDHDIDSWEIGKIVYKNDSKISKFLPEILT; translated from the coding sequence ATGGATTATAAAACATCAGGTGTTGATGTAGAAGCTGGGCGAGAATTTGTTGGCGAAATTAAACAGGCAGTGGAAAAAACGCATACATCTAATGTGATTGAAGGTATTGGTGGGTTCGGAGGTTTATTTAGAGTTCCTATCGATACTTTTAAAAAACCAGTCCTGGTTTCAGGCACTGATGGTGTTGGAACAAAATTAGAATTAGCCCAAAATAAAAACTTCCACTTTGAGGTTGGAATTGATTTGGTTGCTATGTGCATGAATGATATTATTACTAGCGGTGCAAAACCTTTATTTTTTCTTGATTATATTGCTACTGGTAGGCTTGATAAAAAACAATTATTGCAGGTTGTTAAAGGCATTTCCTATGCTTGTGGACAAAATAAATGTTCATTACTAGGTGGAGAAACTGCTGAAATGCCTGGATTCTATTCAAAGAATAAGTATGATTTGGCAGGATTCTGTGTGGGAATAGTTGAGGAGGACAAACTTATTAATGGTAATAAAGTATCAGAAAATGATTTAATAATTGCGTTAGAAAGTAATGGAGTACATAGTAACGGCTTTAGTTTAGTAAGAAAAATAATTCAAAATAATAATCAAATTGAGAAAGAATATGAAAAAGTTTCAAACTTAAATTTTTATGATGAGTTATTGAAACCTACAACAATTTACAATAATGTTATTGACCAAATATTATCTGAAAAGATAGAAATTAAGGCAATGTCTCATATTACTGGTGGAGGAATTCCAGAGAATCTACCAAGATGCATTCCTTCTGATTTTATACCTTATATCGATACCAATTCTTGGGATATACCATTTTTATTTAGATTTCTAAAAAAAGAAGGGAAGATTCCTGAAAAAGACTTTTGGAATACTTTCAATCTTGGAGTCGGATTTTGTTTAATAATTGATAAACAATTTAAAAATTCAATATTAAATATTTGTAAAGATCATGATATCGATAGTTGGGAGATTGGAAAGATAGTGTACAAAAACGATTCAAAAATTAGTAAATTTTTGCCTGAAATTTTAACTTAA
- a CDS encoding cofactor assembly of complex C subunit B has translation MSYSLNSTLLLTILLAIGLFFFLRASSKDRTTIVEISSSQKPVKVLNGLYEWLNLRGWKQTGGDFEQRILIFKGQVVSSKFLAIFLGFLGGFGSCALGLVIIQIYPELGWWPILLGLVGGPVSGMVYFKKSAREEKFELRLINENENDSTLMRLRAHRDELISLENELGEKLQLKSDGSLFKTPI, from the coding sequence ATGTCCTATTCCTTAAATTCAACATTACTACTGACAATTCTTCTCGCTATAGGATTATTTTTCTTTCTTAGAGCTTCAAGTAAAGATAGAACAACGATAGTTGAGATTTCATCTTCTCAAAAACCAGTTAAGGTTTTGAATGGTTTATATGAATGGCTGAATTTAAGGGGATGGAAGCAAACGGGAGGAGATTTTGAACAAAGAATTTTAATATTTAAGGGACAAGTTGTTTCTAGTAAATTTTTAGCAATTTTTTTAGGTTTTCTTGGCGGTTTTGGATCTTGCGCTTTGGGATTAGTAATTATTCAAATATATCCTGAATTAGGTTGGTGGCCTATCCTTTTAGGATTAGTTGGTGGACCTGTGTCTGGTATGGTTTATTTTAAAAAATCAGCAAGAGAGGAAAAATTTGAATTAAGATTGATTAATGAAAATGAAAATGATTCAACTTTAATGCGCTTAAGAGCGCATAGGGATGAATTAATCTCTTTAGAAAATGAACTTGGAGAAAAACTTCAATTAAAAAGTGACGGTTCTTTATTTAAAACTCCTATTTAA
- a CDS encoding lipid-A-disaccharide synthase-related protein produces MTHSLLFICNGHGEDVIALEIIKRLLKKIKNKNIEVLPLVGNGDVFNSLQSKNFRKIGYLKELPSGGFSNQSLKGFVLDLFSGFLIDNLRNFLIVKRKSKHNCKIIAVGDFLPLFFAWCSECEFSFVGTPKSDHTWSSRPGWALSDVYHKLKGSEWDPWEMFLMTSPRCKNLIMRDKITANNLNKKNIPAKYLGNPMMDFVSKKNEKISNIIAFKRIILLIGSRYPEALKNLDNFLDCLQDFNLPKDLVILLPLSINANLINIQSYLNKHGFKKQSKVKFLIHEDSVWKKREQYILIGKGQFDLWASMADVGLSNAGTATEQIAGLGIPSLSLPGSGPQFTKSFAKRQSRLLGGSVLVCKNKKILLKRLRLLLRKKVYRLEQAKIGKKRMGQSGASKKIVDSIIFHLLS; encoded by the coding sequence GTGACTCATTCTCTATTATTTATATGCAATGGCCATGGAGAAGATGTAATTGCATTAGAAATAATCAAAAGATTATTAAAAAAAATAAAAAATAAAAATATTGAAGTTTTGCCTTTAGTAGGAAATGGAGATGTATTTAATTCCTTACAATCAAAGAATTTTCGTAAAATAGGATATTTAAAAGAGCTGCCTAGTGGAGGTTTTAGTAATCAAAGCCTGAAGGGATTTGTACTTGATTTGTTTTCAGGATTTTTAATTGATAATTTAAGAAATTTTTTAATTGTAAAACGAAAGTCAAAACATAACTGCAAAATTATTGCAGTGGGAGATTTTCTACCATTATTTTTTGCTTGGTGTTCAGAATGTGAATTCAGTTTTGTTGGGACTCCCAAAAGTGATCACACGTGGAGTAGTAGACCGGGTTGGGCTTTAAGCGATGTTTATCATAAGTTGAAGGGTTCGGAATGGGACCCATGGGAAATGTTTTTAATGACATCTCCAAGATGTAAAAATTTAATTATGAGAGATAAAATCACAGCTAATAATTTGAATAAAAAAAATATTCCTGCAAAATATTTGGGTAATCCAATGATGGACTTTGTATCTAAAAAAAATGAAAAGATATCAAATATTATTGCTTTCAAAAGGATAATTTTGTTAATTGGAAGTAGATACCCAGAAGCATTAAAGAATCTTGATAATTTTCTGGATTGTTTGCAAGATTTTAATTTACCTAAGGATTTGGTAATACTTTTGCCTTTGAGTATTAATGCTAATTTGATTAACATTCAAAGTTATTTAAACAAACATGGTTTTAAAAAACAGAGTAAAGTCAAATTTTTGATTCATGAAGATTCAGTATGGAAAAAGAGAGAACAATATATATTGATTGGAAAAGGCCAATTCGATTTATGGGCCTCCATGGCAGATGTTGGCTTGTCTAATGCAGGAACTGCTACAGAACAAATTGCTGGCCTAGGGATTCCATCTCTTTCTCTTCCAGGATCAGGGCCACAATTCACAAAATCATTTGCAAAAAGGCAATCTCGATTATTAGGAGGTAGTGTTTTAGTTTGCAAGAATAAAAAAATTCTTTTAAAACGTTTAAGGTTACTGTTGAGAAAAAAAGTTTATAGATTGGAGCAAGCGAAAATTGGAAAAAAAAGAATGGGCCAATCTGGCGCTAGCAAGAAAATTGTAGATTCTATAATCTTTCATTTGTTATCTTAG